GTCGGGGAGATGGTCGTGCATCACGGCGTGACAGGATTCGTGGTGTTTGTTGATCCCCTCCGCGGAGCTGAAATGGGACACGATGAGGTGGCCGCCGGGCTTCAAGATACGGCAGAGCGTCGCCAGGGCCTTTTCCTTGTCGTGGAAATGGGGGAAGCAGGAGAAACAGACG
The nucleotide sequence above comes from Syntrophorhabdus sp.. Encoded proteins:
- a CDS encoding class I SAM-dependent methyltransferase, with amino-acid sequence VCFSCFPHFHDKEKALATLCRILKPGGHLIVSHFSSAEGINKHHESCHAVMHDHLPDEGSMRGLLTNAGLTITDFMDEEGFYYISSTLSGPAF